One window of the Triticum dicoccoides isolate Atlit2015 ecotype Zavitan chromosome 3B, WEW_v2.0, whole genome shotgun sequence genome contains the following:
- the LOC119275367 gene encoding probable serine/threonine-protein kinase At1g54610 isoform X2: MGCVCGRPAATDDGRCGQTPPPAGKLSAAGVAVLRREEEARKQARARDEALERRRAAAMAMAAGQVRSPVPRALEAEQVAAGWPPWLASVAAEAVRGWVPRRAESFEKLDKIGQGTYSNVYRARDLEKQKIVALKKVRFDNLEPESVKFMAREILILRRLDHPNIIKLEGLVTSRMSCSLYLVFEYMEHDLAGLASFPGLKLTEPQVKCYMQQLLRGLEHCHSRHILHRDIKGSNLLIDNRGILKIADFGLASFFDPEQRHPLTSRVVTLWYRPPQLLLGATNYGVAVDLWSTGCILAELYAGKPIMPGRTEVEQLHKIFKLCGSPSEDYWRKSKLPHATIFKPQHPYARRVTDTFKDFPSPALALVDVLLSVDPADRRTASSALQSEFFTTKPYACNPSSLPRYPPSKEYDAKRRDEEGRRQGTAGGKQHPERRTRESKAVPAPDANAELVSSLQRQAQANTKSRSEMFNPCKEDSASGFPIEPPSSTHIIELPGDSKHVYPTRTFHSGPLVNPSKTGTSKHGEHHVRVVAEPRNFPVVVSAKSDARPDDSNVTGFTQAEAFAHGRRLSESINGHFSGSGKYDQVFHQKDDKGAGRVDGGAIGYGSKGNKIHHSGPLTSCPSGNVDEMLKENDRQIQEVFRRTRVEKSRVRRAHGHAGEAGLRDFGAVPVFPSSRSSYRAAPQ; encoded by the exons ATGGGCTGCGTGTGCGGCCGCCCCGCGGCCACCGACGACGGCCGGTGCGGCCAGACGCCCCCACCGGCGGGGAAGCTCTCGGCGGCGGGAGTGGCCGTgctgaggagggaggaggaggcgcggaAGCAGGCGAGGGCGCGGGATGAGGCGCTGGAGAGGAGGCGGGCGGCCGCGATGGCCATGGCGGCGGGCCAGGTGAGGAGCCCGGTGCCGAGGGCGCTGGAGGCGGAGCAGGTGGCGGCAGGGTGGCCGCCGTGGCTCGCCTCCGTCGCCGCCGAGGCCGTGCGCGGCTGGGTGCCGCGCCGCGCCGAGTCGTTCGAGAAGCTCGACAAG ATTGGTCAGGGAACATACAGTAATGTCTATAGAGCTCGTGATCTTGAAAAACAGAAGATTGTTGCTCTAAAGAAAGTACGCTTTGATAATCTGGAGCCCGAGAGTGTGAAATTCATGGCCAGGGAAATCCTCATTTTGCGACGGCTTGATCATCCAAATATTATTAAGCTGGAGGGTCTAGTAACTTCAAGGATGTCTTGTAGCTTATATCTTGTTTTTGAGTACATGGAGCACGACCTAGCTGGCCTAGCTTCTTTTCCTGGACTAAAATTGACGGAGCCTCAG GTTAAATGTTACATGCAACAGCTACTCCGTGGCCTTGAGCATTGTCATAGTCGTCATATTCTGCACCGTGATATTAAGGGTTCCAATCTCTTGATTGATAACCGAGGCATACTGAAGATAGCTGATTTTGGATTAGCAAGTTTCTTTGATCCTGAACAAAGGCACCCTTTGACTAGCCGTGTGGTCACACTTTGGTATAGACCACCACAACTTCTGCTTGGTGCCACAAATTATGGTGTTGCTGTAGATCTGTGGAGTACTGGCTGCATTCTTGCTGAGCTATATGCTGGCAAGCCTATCATGCCTGGTAGAACAGAG GTTGAGCAATTGCATAAAATATTTAAACTCTGTGGTTCGCCATCAGAGGACTATTGGAGGAAGTCTAAACTTCCCCATGCAACCATTTTTAAGCCACAGCATCCATATGCAAGGCGTGTTACAGACACATTTAAAGACTTCCCTTCACCTGCTCTAGCATTAGTAGATGTTCTTCTTTCAGTAGACCCAGCCGATCGACGGACAGCGTCTTCTGCGTTGCAAAGTGAG TTTTTTACAACAAAACCATATGCTTGCAATCCTTCAAGTTTGCCAAGATATCCCCCCAGCAAAGAGTATGATGCAAAACGCCGAGATGAGGAAGGTCGAAG GCAAGGTACTGCTGGAGGAAAGCAACATCCTGAAAGACGAACTAGAGAGTCAAAAGCAGTCCCTGCACCTGATGCAAATGCAGAACTAGTGTCATCTTTGCAG AGGCAAGCCCAAGCCAATACCAAGAGCAGGAGTGAGATGTTCAATCCTTGCAAGGAAGACTCCGCATCTGGATTTCCAATCGAACCACCCAGTTCAACTCACATCATTGAATTGCCTGGAGACTCCAAACACGTCTACCCAACGAGAACCTTCCATTCTGGGCCTTTAGTTAACCCATCAAAGACTGGAACAAGCAAACATGGCGAACATCATGTACGTGTCGTTGCGGAACCCCGGAATTTCCCTGTGGTTGTATCAGCAAAATCAGATGCGCGTCCGGATGATAGCAATGTGACCGGGTTTACTCAAGCTGAAGCATTTGCTCATGGGCGGAGGCTCTCTGAATCTATCAACGGGCACTTCAGTGGTAGCGGGAAGTACGACCAAGTATTCCACCAGAAAGATGACAAGGGCGCTGGCAGGGTGGATGGAGGAGCCATT GGCTACGGATCGAAAGGCAACAAGATCCACCATTCCGGGCCTCTGACCTCCTGCCCTTCGGGCAACGTCGACGAGATGCTCAAGGAGAACGACCGGCAAATCCAGGAGGTTTTCCGGCGAACCCGAGTGGAGAAGTCGAGGGTGAGGAGGGCCCATGGGCACGCCGGAGAGGCTGGCCTGAGAGACTTCGGTGCTGTCCCAGTCTTCCCTTCCAGCCGCTCCAGCTACCGAGCCGCGCCCCAGTAG
- the LOC119275367 gene encoding probable serine/threonine-protein kinase At1g54610 isoform X1 gives MGCVCGRPAATDDGRCGQTPPPAGKLSAAGVAVLRREEEARKQARARDEALERRRAAAMAMAAGQVRSPVPRALEAEQVAAGWPPWLASVAAEAVRGWVPRRAESFEKLDKIGQGTYSNVYRARDLEKQKIVALKKVRFDNLEPESVKFMAREILILRRLDHPNIIKLEGLVTSRMSCSLYLVFEYMEHDLAGLASFPGLKLTEPQVKCYMQQLLRGLEHCHSRHILHRDIKGSNLLIDNRGILKIADFGLASFFDPEQRHPLTSRVVTLWYRPPQLLLGATNYGVAVDLWSTGCILAELYAGKPIMPGRTEVEQLHKIFKLCGSPSEDYWRKSKLPHATIFKPQHPYARRVTDTFKDFPSPALALVDVLLSVDPADRRTASSALQSEFFTTKPYACNPSSLPRYPPSKEYDAKRRDEEGRRQGTAGGKQHPERRTRESKAVPAPDANAELVSSLQKRQAQANTKSRSEMFNPCKEDSASGFPIEPPSSTHIIELPGDSKHVYPTRTFHSGPLVNPSKTGTSKHGEHHVRVVAEPRNFPVVVSAKSDARPDDSNVTGFTQAEAFAHGRRLSESINGHFSGSGKYDQVFHQKDDKGAGRVDGGAIGYGSKGNKIHHSGPLTSCPSGNVDEMLKENDRQIQEVFRRTRVEKSRVRRAHGHAGEAGLRDFGAVPVFPSSRSSYRAAPQ, from the exons ATGGGCTGCGTGTGCGGCCGCCCCGCGGCCACCGACGACGGCCGGTGCGGCCAGACGCCCCCACCGGCGGGGAAGCTCTCGGCGGCGGGAGTGGCCGTgctgaggagggaggaggaggcgcggaAGCAGGCGAGGGCGCGGGATGAGGCGCTGGAGAGGAGGCGGGCGGCCGCGATGGCCATGGCGGCGGGCCAGGTGAGGAGCCCGGTGCCGAGGGCGCTGGAGGCGGAGCAGGTGGCGGCAGGGTGGCCGCCGTGGCTCGCCTCCGTCGCCGCCGAGGCCGTGCGCGGCTGGGTGCCGCGCCGCGCCGAGTCGTTCGAGAAGCTCGACAAG ATTGGTCAGGGAACATACAGTAATGTCTATAGAGCTCGTGATCTTGAAAAACAGAAGATTGTTGCTCTAAAGAAAGTACGCTTTGATAATCTGGAGCCCGAGAGTGTGAAATTCATGGCCAGGGAAATCCTCATTTTGCGACGGCTTGATCATCCAAATATTATTAAGCTGGAGGGTCTAGTAACTTCAAGGATGTCTTGTAGCTTATATCTTGTTTTTGAGTACATGGAGCACGACCTAGCTGGCCTAGCTTCTTTTCCTGGACTAAAATTGACGGAGCCTCAG GTTAAATGTTACATGCAACAGCTACTCCGTGGCCTTGAGCATTGTCATAGTCGTCATATTCTGCACCGTGATATTAAGGGTTCCAATCTCTTGATTGATAACCGAGGCATACTGAAGATAGCTGATTTTGGATTAGCAAGTTTCTTTGATCCTGAACAAAGGCACCCTTTGACTAGCCGTGTGGTCACACTTTGGTATAGACCACCACAACTTCTGCTTGGTGCCACAAATTATGGTGTTGCTGTAGATCTGTGGAGTACTGGCTGCATTCTTGCTGAGCTATATGCTGGCAAGCCTATCATGCCTGGTAGAACAGAG GTTGAGCAATTGCATAAAATATTTAAACTCTGTGGTTCGCCATCAGAGGACTATTGGAGGAAGTCTAAACTTCCCCATGCAACCATTTTTAAGCCACAGCATCCATATGCAAGGCGTGTTACAGACACATTTAAAGACTTCCCTTCACCTGCTCTAGCATTAGTAGATGTTCTTCTTTCAGTAGACCCAGCCGATCGACGGACAGCGTCTTCTGCGTTGCAAAGTGAG TTTTTTACAACAAAACCATATGCTTGCAATCCTTCAAGTTTGCCAAGATATCCCCCCAGCAAAGAGTATGATGCAAAACGCCGAGATGAGGAAGGTCGAAG GCAAGGTACTGCTGGAGGAAAGCAACATCCTGAAAGACGAACTAGAGAGTCAAAAGCAGTCCCTGCACCTGATGCAAATGCAGAACTAGTGTCATCTTTGCAG AAGAGGCAAGCCCAAGCCAATACCAAGAGCAGGAGTGAGATGTTCAATCCTTGCAAGGAAGACTCCGCATCTGGATTTCCAATCGAACCACCCAGTTCAACTCACATCATTGAATTGCCTGGAGACTCCAAACACGTCTACCCAACGAGAACCTTCCATTCTGGGCCTTTAGTTAACCCATCAAAGACTGGAACAAGCAAACATGGCGAACATCATGTACGTGTCGTTGCGGAACCCCGGAATTTCCCTGTGGTTGTATCAGCAAAATCAGATGCGCGTCCGGATGATAGCAATGTGACCGGGTTTACTCAAGCTGAAGCATTTGCTCATGGGCGGAGGCTCTCTGAATCTATCAACGGGCACTTCAGTGGTAGCGGGAAGTACGACCAAGTATTCCACCAGAAAGATGACAAGGGCGCTGGCAGGGTGGATGGAGGAGCCATT GGCTACGGATCGAAAGGCAACAAGATCCACCATTCCGGGCCTCTGACCTCCTGCCCTTCGGGCAACGTCGACGAGATGCTCAAGGAGAACGACCGGCAAATCCAGGAGGTTTTCCGGCGAACCCGAGTGGAGAAGTCGAGGGTGAGGAGGGCCCATGGGCACGCCGGAGAGGCTGGCCTGAGAGACTTCGGTGCTGTCCCAGTCTTCCCTTCCAGCCGCTCCAGCTACCGAGCCGCGCCCCAGTAG